The Acidicapsa acidisoli genome contains a region encoding:
- a CDS encoding type IV pilin protein, which produces MKTPRQRPNGFTLMELLIVISIMLILMLMAIPNFNKMKASANENSAINSLQAIYKAEIQYQTTYPANGFACSLQALGGDPKQGNPTPTSAQLLQGDLPAGVKAGYTFNIVNCTKVTVNNTDQITSFQVTAVPQAVGKTGYRGFCIDEYSEIKADPQGGTNCTASIQ; this is translated from the coding sequence ATGAAGACCCCACGCCAACGCCCCAACGGCTTTACGCTGATGGAGTTGTTGATCGTAATCAGCATCATGCTCATCCTGATGTTGATGGCGATCCCGAACTTCAACAAGATGAAGGCTTCGGCGAACGAGAATTCGGCGATCAATTCGCTGCAAGCTATTTACAAGGCTGAAATCCAGTATCAGACCACCTACCCGGCGAACGGCTTTGCATGTTCGCTGCAGGCTCTGGGCGGCGATCCGAAACAGGGCAATCCGACGCCAACCTCGGCGCAGTTGCTGCAAGGCGATCTGCCTGCCGGAGTGAAGGCCGGCTACACATTCAACATCGTCAACTGCACCAAGGTTACGGTCAACAATACCGACCAGATCACCAGCTTCCAGGTGACGGCGGTTCCGCAGGCGGTGGGCAAGACCGGTTATCGCGGTTTCTGCATAGACGAGTACAGCGAGATCAAGGCCGATCCTCAGGGCGGAACAAACTGCACTGCGTCGATCCAGTGA
- the lolA gene encoding outer membrane lipoprotein chaperone LolA — MSKSESRKAGSRAGSGVSFLTALLLFAASLSVAGQQVALSANDLAKRVDDHYNHLQTLKASFKEQYDGLGMHRSEAGVMMLRKPGRMRWEYQSTAGKVFVLDGKYAWFYAPGDTQVQRIAASQLDDLRSPLRFLLGHTKIESELQGLTLATGPGGTYTLSGQPKGQQKRIAKLSLTVTAAGAITGILIVEADGAETRFNFTDEAANTSIPDAAFHFAPPAGVPVVDALPPV, encoded by the coding sequence GTGAGCAAATCCGAATCGAGAAAAGCGGGCAGCAGGGCCGGGAGTGGCGTATCTTTCCTCACGGCTCTGCTGCTTTTTGCTGCATCCCTATCGGTTGCCGGTCAGCAGGTTGCTCTTTCCGCGAACGACCTGGCAAAGCGCGTCGACGACCACTACAACCATCTGCAAACGCTCAAGGCCAGCTTCAAGGAGCAATATGACGGCCTCGGGATGCATCGCTCCGAAGCTGGCGTAATGATGCTGCGCAAGCCGGGGCGCATGCGCTGGGAGTATCAGAGCACAGCAGGTAAGGTCTTCGTCCTCGATGGCAAATATGCGTGGTTCTATGCTCCGGGCGACACGCAGGTGCAACGGATCGCCGCCAGCCAGCTTGACGATCTCCGGTCGCCGCTGCGTTTTCTGCTCGGACATACAAAGATCGAGTCCGAATTGCAGGGCTTGACACTGGCGACGGGGCCTGGCGGAACATATACGCTCTCGGGACAGCCCAAAGGCCAGCAAAAGCGCATTGCAAAGCTGTCGCTCACCGTGACCGCAGCAGGCGCTATTACAGGAATATTGATTGTGGAAGCAGATGGCGCAGAGACACGATTCAATTTCACGGACGAAGCCGCGAATACCTCAATCC